The following coding sequences lie in one Crassostrea angulata isolate pt1a10 chromosome 10, ASM2561291v2, whole genome shotgun sequence genomic window:
- the LOC128167908 gene encoding myb/SANT-like DNA-binding domain-containing protein 4 — protein sequence MESTDNDEQVTLKKGVGKKRKRVEIGYEHSTCTLVDVEQQRLVIEKQRLRVEEDRLQVERKRLEIEEERLKLEKEKHKLYLCQMGIIPSVDISVQPESEQHLI from the exons ATGGAAAGTACAGACAATG atGAACAAGTGACTTTGAAGAAAGGTGTGGGAAAGAAGCGGAAAAGAGTCGAAATTGGATATGAACACTCTACATGCACACTTGTGGATGTTGAACAACAAAGACTAGTCATAGAAAAACAGCGTCTTCGTGTTGAGGAAGACAGACTGCAAGTCGAACGAAAACGCCTCGAAATTGAAGAAGAGCGTCTCAAGTTAGAAAAAGAAAAGCACAAGTTATATTTATGTCAAATGGGCATTATTCCAAGTGTAGATATCAGTGTGCAACCGGAGTCGGAGCAGCATTTAATTTAG
- the LOC128167907 gene encoding LOW QUALITY PROTEIN: receptor-type tyrosine-protein phosphatase kappa-like (The sequence of the model RefSeq protein was modified relative to this genomic sequence to represent the inferred CDS: deleted 2 bases in 1 codon): MTDSYDAAVDPKNKSRNRYKNVYPYDFSRVVLDTSDIAGSGDYINACFVHGLEKRRAYIAAQGPFTEETVLDFWRMVWQMRSVKIVMLTNLLENGKMKCIRYWPNTETRIGPFFIRTENHNTSRRYTIRHITIRKGIEVRHVTQYQYTDWLTTRVPDNVDSILMFRNLINCDISDTDGPIIIHCSSGTGRTGTFIALDYLLTEGTETGTVDVEGCIRALREQRAYAVQSSVNNRTLSLSLSLSLSLSLSLSLSLSGIYLIPRSLFLSFISRIAFL, translated from the exons ATGACAGATTCATATGACGCAGCGGTAGATCCtaaaaacaaatcaagaaaCCGCTACAAAAACGTTTATCCGT ATGATTTTAGTCGCGTAGTTCTGGATACTTCCGACATAGCAGGAAGTGGGGATTATATAAATGCCTGCTTCGTCCAT GGTTTAGAAAAACGGCGAGCTTATATAGCTGCACaag GTCCATTTACAGAGGAGACAGTTTTGGATTTTTGGCGAATGGTCTGGCAAATGAGAAGTGTGAAAATAGTAATGTTGACGAATCTTTTAGAGAATGGGAAG ATGAAATGTATAAGATACTGGCCAAACACAGAAACTCGAATAGGACCGTTCTTTATAAGAACAGAAAACCACAACACCTCACGGCGGTACACAATTAGACATATCACAATCAGAAAG GGCATTGAGGTTAGACACGTGACCCAGTACCAGTATACAGACTGGCTCACCACAAGAGTTCCCGACAATGTGGACTCCATTTTGATGTTTAGAAACCTGATCAATTGTGATATTTCTGACACTGATGGGCCAATCATTATTCATTGCAG TTCTGGCACAGGGAGGACGGGGACATTCATTGCATTGGATTACTTGTTAACTGAGGGAACAGAGACAGGAACTGTTGATGTGGAGGGTTGTATCCGGGCACTTCGGGAACAGAGAGCGTATGCCGTCCAGTCCTCTGTAAACAACCGAacg ctctctctctctctctctctctctctctctctctctctctctctctctctctctctctctggcatATATTTAATCCCCCGATCtctatttctttcatttatatCACGCATTGCTTTTCTTTAG
- the LOC128167909 gene encoding uncharacterized protein LOC128167909: MFGNCFKILWFLSITIKGFKSLEFKNVSQSSVFDKTQVDKVLWAEKAIDGDPYTFTRTGDGNHNYWEVVFHAERNISCFTIIAKEGKYLILVNSTDIAFDEICDEFINSGTKKVNVSRCCHRQLTGDTFTIIRTDSGPLLLYEVFLSDCPVGYYGNNCSKCSNSCQTCDSTKGKCLSCVDPSKCGDYCYKPCQSKFSNTEFDVKAGICSSCVLESILNIQICEDYGTSLSEQNCSWSCRQTCTEINNCNGDLNAVESFQAPGSLLCNIECEGLRTNCIVCATNKSDNAHGCLKNDFLPISEDWNILSANLKCFAKNVTIYCKNRTSLATKDFARRMSSNGTSPDTDKAGMETGTLLLLFAMIILVLSLILLLIKRLKIMRETKRFHLEHFRQVAEPEGENDHEDQRQPHPTFGDGANSIFLVEIADADEVVEDGMERLNVEYTNTIAYRVPVDDFVKYHGIRRENQINEEEEFSKIPTGLMELYKVAVQKDNVSKNRYRYVYPYDFCRVVLNTSGEEGSNDYINACYVEGVEVEHAYIAAQGPFTPETLDDFWKMAWQENSSRIVMLTNLFEGDTMKCLKYWPNDVMEFGDIVVRLESQEEYEMYTIRHMTMHQDDVVKAVTQFHFTGWPDRGVPETVDSLLRFRDLVKNDRPEQDGPIIIHCSAGIGRTGTFIALDYLLDEGAAKESVDVINCVSKLRQQRAHSIQTKTLLDRGTSIRFNAMTRSCCGTGSLDDKIGVFNNTWLCEGKVRVDQSSMVSMNEASEAIDGNPTTYSRTVDRPGQNWTITFDNSFRISCILIRIRGAGAHKMFYLYVSENDTITNRTFCNEFSFSNTVINEELIQCQTPMHGNKIILQRDGEIQLFEFRPFVVGSDAVYDIISNTHGNCFENPPINNTTIDNISRVEEKCSICIHWITQLCEDLRNTIPIEDPSSNIETNSTPTDENEIAIDSRDSIFSVFGPLWICMVSLGGFVVLLVPAVLIRIKSKKQKGPENYDIIPLQEIHQNQNDLSGIDSVLNEEERVYSNISSHRIPIDTFINQVERKKICNQFSDEFQSLSNDACDFIATASLREDDYTRLNLDNKDSSNRLNKFSASFIDGCNKKRAYIAAQGPSSSSSINDFWEMIWENNCTRVVNLTNDSCSEMDSSVRYWPSTDNQIGSFFINIERHDVYEHYIIRQMLVKKVSVIQGADREKTMMRILVEKHILLIPYLLVIESFRMQDIVKNVTLFNGTSFDILRKAIDKDHFTYAQVEEGVPLSIIFNQRATFSCFYMEARGGDYEIYISKDAKRIGTLCRSLSITQDIVSPHTYRFCCSYDMDGEMLTVMRTDKGSLRLFEIETQECNEHMTVLKNCSGCSGVCNECLQVDDKCISCTENPTAEECSYFCVKDCVPGKCRKNKTCSLCKPGYYGAKCQKCPNGTLCGEDCLENGECLGHCDEGWFGPDCDKKCSSPCRNCLLSADNCTQCYYGIPPHCRSEKFTSDDAMTMMVAGGGGLLILTFLFICFLNIIRRLCVTPPIHSYGFIETQDNEMMPLPHSHQYTDPEPPDDYMNTSHRLSIDEFLLRVPHKKLNHGLLREFKAYIFL; the protein is encoded by the exons gtaaatatttaatcctTGTTAATTCAACTGATATCGCCTTCGATGAAATTTGCGACGAATTTATCAATAGTGGTACTAAAAAGGTAAACGTCAGCAGATGTTGTCACAGACAACTAACAGGAGATACGTTTACCATAATCCGTACAGACAGTGGACCATTACTTTTGTACGAAGTGTTCCTATCAG ATTGTCCTGTGGGTTATTATGGTAACAACTGTTCTAAATGCAGTAATTCTTGTCAGACCTGTGACTCTACAAAAGGCAAATGTTTAAGCTGTGTCGACCCTTCCAAATGTGGGGATTACTGTTACAAGCCGTGCCAGTCGAAGTTTTCCAATACTGAATTTGATGTCAAAGCCGGAATCTGTAGCTCCTGTGTTCTTGAAAGTATATTAAACATACAAATCTGTGAAGATTATGGAACAAGCCTCAGCGAACAAAACTGTAGCTGGTCGTGTCGTCAGACATGTACggaaataaataattgtaaTGGAGATTTAAACGCGGTGGAAAGTTTTCAAGCACCTGGTTCTTTGTTATGCAATATTGAGTGTGAAGGACTTCGTACAAATTGTATCGTTTGTGCTACAAACAAAAGCGACAACGCACAtggatgtttaaaaaatgattttttacctATCTCGGAAGATTGGAACATTTTGTCAGCGAATCTGaaatgttttgcaaaaaatgtGACCATCTATTGTAAAAACAGGACTTCTTTGGCAACAAAAGATTTTGCCAGAAGAATGTCTTCCAATGGTACAAGTCCGGATACAGATAAAGCAG GCATGGAAACGGGAACGCTGTTACTTCTTTTTGCGATGATTATCTTGGTTTTATCTCTCAttcttttgttaattaaaaG ATTGAAAATAATGAGGGAAACTAAAAGGTTCCATCTTGAACATTTTCGACAAGTTGCCGAACCAGAAGGAGAGAACGATCACGAAGATCAACGACAACCACATCCAACCTTTGGAGACGGAGCCAACTCCATATTTCTAGTGGAAATTGCAGATGCTGATGAGGTTGTTGAAGATGGTATGGAAAGGCTGAACGTGGAGTATACGAATACGATAGCCTATAGAGTACCTGTCGatgattttgtgaaatatcacgGCATTAGACGTGAAAACCAAATCAACGAAGAAGAGGAATTTTCG AAAATACCAACGGGGCTCATGGAATTGTACAAAGTAGCCGTCCAGAAAGATAATGTTTCAAAGAACCGCTATAGATATGTTTATCCTT ATGATTTTTGCCGAGTTGTCCTCAACACATCCGGAGAAGAAGGAAGCAATGATTATATTAATGCTTGTTATGTTGAG GGAGTAGAAGTGGAACATGCTTACATTGCAGCTCAAG GTCCATTTACTCCTGAAACGCTAGATGACTTCTGGAAGATGGCATGGCAAGAAAATAGCTCACGAATTGTAATGCTGACAAACTTGTTTGAAGGAGATACG ATGAAATGCTTAAAGTACTGGCCGAACGACGTAATGGAGTTTGGGGATATTGTAGTTAGATTGGAATCACAAGAAGAATATGAAATGTACACAATCAGGCATATGACTATGCATCAG GATGATGTAGTTAAGGCGGTGACCCAGTTCCACTTCACAGGCTGGCCTGACCGCGGGGTTCCGGAAACCGTTGACAGTCTCTTGCGTTTCCGAGACTTGGTCAAGAATGACCGACCTGAGCAAGACGGACCAATCATCATTCATTGCAG TGCTGGAATCGGTCGAACTGGTACCTTTATAGCCCTGGATTACCTATTGGACGAAGGAGCAGCAAAGGAAAGTGTTGATGTCATCAATTGTGTTTCTAAACTCAGACAGCAGAGGGCTCATTCCATTCAAACCAAA ACGCTTTTGGATCGAGGGACGTCGATCCGATTCAACGCTATGACAAGGTCGTGTTGTGGTACTGGTTCTTTAGATGACAAGATTGGAG TCTTTAACAACACATGGTTATGTGAAGGGAAAGTTCGAGTTGATCAAAGTTCGATGGTATCAATGAACGAAGCATCTGAAGCAATAGACGGGAACCCTACGACATATTCCAGGACAGTTGATCGTCCAGGACAAAACTGGACTATTACGTTTGACAACAGCTTCAGAATTTCCTGCATATTAATTCGAATCAGAGGAG CTGGCGCACATAAGATGTTTTATTTGTATGTCAGTGAGAATGACACGATCACCAATAGgacattttgtaatgaattttcatttagCAATACTGTTATCAATGAAGAGTTAATTCAGTGTCAAACGCCAATGcatggaaataaaattattctgCAAAGAGACGGCGAGATTCAGCTTTTTGAGTTCCGACCATTTG TTGTTGGTAGTGACGCAGTTTACGATATTATATCAAACACACATGGAAACTGCTTTGAAAACCCTCCTATTAACAACACAACAATAGACAATATTTCAAGGGTAGAAGAAAAATGTTCGATCTGTATTCATTGGATAACGCAACTTTGTGAAGATTTAAGGAATA CAATACCCATAGAAGACCCTTCTTCCAATATTGAAACAAATTCGACACCCACAGATGAAAACGAAATTGCAATTGACTCCCGTG ACAGTATATTCAGTGTATTTGGTCCTCTTTGGATTTGTATGGTCTCTTTAGGAGGTTTCGTGGTCCTCCTGGTTCCAGCAGTTTTGAtcagaataaaatcaaagaagcaGAAGGGACCGGAAAACTATGATATCATTCCACTTCAAGAAATACACCAGAACCAAAATGACCTATCAGGAATCGATTCAGTATTAAACGAAGAGGAAAGAGTCTATTCTAATATTTCGTCTCATCGCATCCCAATTGACACGTTCATTAACCAAGTGGAACGGAAGAAAATTTGCAATCAGTTCTCTGATGAATTTCAG TCCCTTTCTAATGATGCCTGCGATTTTATTGCAACAGCCTCACTTAGAGAAG ATGACTACACAAGATTGAATTTAGACAACAAAGATTCATCAAACAGACTCAATAAATTTAGCGCTTCCTTCATTGAT GGCTGTAATAAAAAGAGAGCATATATTGCTGCACAAG GTCCATCCTCATCGTCGTCTATTAACGACTTCTGGGAAATGATTTGGGAAAACAATTGTACCAGAGTAGTGAATTTAACCAATGACAGCTGCAGCGAAATG GATTCTAGTGTAAGATACTGGCCAAGCACGGACAACCAAATTGgttcattttttataaacatagaGAGACATGATGTTTACGAACATTACATTATCAGACAGATGCTGGTGAAGAAAGTAAGTGTCATTCAGGGTGCTGACCGAG AGAAAACTATGATGAGGATTCTAGTAGAAAAACACATACTTCTGATTCCTTATCTGTTGGTGATAG AGAGCTTCAGAATGCAGGACATTGTTAAAAACGTAACACTTTTTAATGGAACAAGTTTCGACATACTGAGGAAGGCGATTGATAAAGATCACTTCACCTATGCCCAGGTAGAAGAAGGGGTACCTCTGAGCATCATCTTTAATCAGAGAGCAACTTTTTCTTGCTTTTACATGGAAGCTAGAGGAG gtGATTATGAAATTTACATCAGTAAAGACGCAAAACGTATCGGGACACTTTGCAGATCTTTAAGTATAACTCAAGATATCGTGTCACCTCACACCTACAGATTTTGCTGCAGCTATGATATGGATGGGGAGATGTTAACGGTTATGAGAACAGACAAAGGATCTTTAAGGCTGTTTGAAATTGAAACACAAG AATGCAACGAACATATGACTGTTCTAAAGAATTGCAGCGGATGTAGCGGAGTATGTAATGAGTGTTTACAAGTAGATGACAAGTGTATATCTTGCACAGAGAATCCAACTGCAGAGGAATGCAGTTACTTCTGTGTTAAGGACTGTGTTCCTGGAAAGTGCAGAAAAAATAAGACATGCTCATTGTGCAAACCCGGGTATTATGGTGCTAAATGCCAAAAATGTCCAAATGGAACATTGTGTGGTGAAGACTGTCTCGAAAATGGTGAATGTCTAGGTCACTGTGATGAAGGTTGGTTTGGGCCCGACTgtgataaaaaatgttcaagtcCCTGTAGGAATTGCTTGCTGTCTGCCGACAATTGTACCCAATGCTATTATGGAATTCCTCCTCATTGCCGCA GTGAAAAATTTACTTCTGATGATGCGATGACAATGATGGTTGCAGGAGGGGGAGGACTACTAATACTAACGTTTTTATTCATTTGCTTCCTTAACATAATCAGACGCTTGTGTGTCACACCGCCTATTCATTCCTATGGTTTTATTGAGACCCAGGACAATGAAATGATGCCTCTACCACATTCTCACCAGTACACAGATCCAGAACCACCAGACGATTACATGAACACCTCACACCGACTCTCCATTGACGAGTTCCTTCTCCGGGTTCCACATAAAAAGCTGAACCATGGACTTTTAAGGGAATTCAAGGCATACATATTTCTGTAA
- the LOC128167904 gene encoding receptor-type tyrosine-protein phosphatase alpha-like, with amino-acid sequence MSNSSLSTAVSPTLCPVTTGPNDDYQILLVFLIIASILVLVSGVLLLQKLLSLRLQRKREIEMVVAFSASEGNVEDNLLPGSMSNGNVVYEEELGDDEEEEEENVTVEYSNLQSMRISVDEFLRSFPDRKANNVLEEEFKHLPEGLLESYSAALLPDNKKKNRYKAIYPYDHNRVVLDRTEEPEKPDYINASYIDGYNKEKAYIAAQGPFTSDTIEDFWTLIWQTDCTRIVMLTNLYEGEKMKCLRYWTDDRETGIDIGPYHIQLDAIDEYDHYTIRYLIVSKEDDEIKRVTHFHFTTWLDNSVPNDLSALICYRNLVRNGLTSSDGPIVVHCSAGIGRTGTFIALDYMLDEGGTENYVDVKSYVTSLRQQRGKSIQTYEQYVFLHEALIEGFQMLRQRCLSIL; translated from the exons ATGTCGAATTCATCATTATCGACAGCAGTATCCCCGACTCTTTGTCCAG TAACAACAGGTCCCAATGACGATTACCAAATTCTTCTCGTTTTTCTTATCATTGCATCCATACTTGTACTCGTGTCTGGAGTGCTTCTTTTGCAAAA GTTATTAAGTTTACGATTACAAAGAAAAAGAGAGATCGAAATGGTGGTTGCATTTTCTGCCTCTGAGGGAAATGTGGAGGACAATCTTCTTCCCGGCTCGATGTCGAATGGAAATGTTGTTTATGAAGAAGAGTTAGGGGATGATGAGgaggaagaagaagaaaacGTCACAGTAGAGTATTCCAATTTGCAGTCCATGAGGATTTCCGTAGATGAATTCCTCAGAAGCTTCCCAGACAGGAAGGCGAACAACGTCTTGGAAGAAGAatttaaa CATTTACCAGAAGGTCTTCTTGAATCTTATTCTGCAGCCCTGCTTCCtgacaacaaaaagaaaaacagataCAAGGCAATATACCCAT ATGACCACAACAGAGTGGTCCTTGATAGGACAGAAGAACCCGAGAAACCCGATTATATAAATGCATCGTACATAGAC GGATACAATAAAGAAAAGGCTTACATTGCTGCACAAG GTCCTTTTACCTCAGACACCATTGAAGACTTTTGGACCCTAATATGGCAAACTGACTGTACCAGAATTGTCATGTTAACCAATCTCTATGAAGGAGAAAAG ATGAAGTGCTTGAGATACTGGACGGATGATAGAGAAACAGGAATCGATATTGGACCCTACCACATCCAACTTGATGCCATCGATGAATATGATCATTATACAATACGCTACTTAATTGTATCAAAAGAA GATGATGAAATAAAACGCGTTACCCATTTTCATTTCACGACATGGCTGGACAACTCCGTCCCCAATGACTTGTCCGCCCTGATTTGCTACCGGAATTTAGTTCGGAATGGTTTGACGTCCTCAGACGGACCAATCGTCGTCCACTGCAG CGCTGGGATCGGACGCACTGGAACGTTTATCGCCCTAGATTACATGCTAGATGAGGGTGGTACAGAAAACTATGTTGACGTTAAATCTTACGTCACTTCTCTCAGACAGCAAAGAGGGAAAAGCATTCAGACTTAT GAACAGTACGTATTTCTTCATGAAGCATTGATTGAAGGTTTCCAAATGTTACGACAGCGCTGCTTATCAATATTGTGA